In the genome of Microcoleus vaginatus PCC 9802, the window ACTGAATAAGCCCGATTTTTATAAGGGGGCGGATAGCTGTAAAAAGGTTTTTTTGTGGAAAAATTGGGTTTCTAAATCATCGCAAATCCTCTACAGCAAATTAGCCATTGCTAATTACACGAGTTCTGCAAATACGGATTTAACGTGCTAACTATAGCGGAAAACTGCTTGTGGGCGCACCCTACAGATAGAGGTTCTGCGCCCAGGAACGAATTAGCAATTCGCAATTACCCTCTCCTACTAACAATATGACGATACATCTTCCTTACATTCATCTGCCAAATAGCAGAGAGCTCGAAAGCGCATCCCCACCAACTGTTCGTAAAGTGGGTTAATCTGGCACATCGCCGGAATGTGGACGATTTTGCGACCAAATAACACGACATCTCGCTCAAATGGACACTGGGGCGGAATAATTTTACAGACAAAGTGTGCCAATTTGGGGTCGTGAATTTCCCAGCCGTCAAGCCAGTCTTTGACGGGTTGCAGGACATTTTTGTGGTGAGGTTTAGGTAGCCGAGATGAAAGGGGTGTTCCGGCGGCGGGGGCGACATTCGCATCAAAGACTATTTGGCTGCTGGGCCCCTGCGGATCATCGCACTTGCTGTCTTCGATGGTGTGTCGCAGAGCTTCGAGCGCCTCTACATTGTGCCCCAAAGCTGTGCAAAACTTATAGATTACCTCGTCTTCGCTGAGCGAGTAGGTACCGTCTGCCAAGGCTACCATGACTGCTGTCCTCAAAAAATCCTCGCCTTTGGCGGTGTCTTCCCCTAACACAGCGGCTAATTCCTCTGGCGCAATAGGTTCAAAACCCGCCTCAAAAGATACCGGGTGTAGTTCATCCTGAGTTAGATTTGCAATCATTTTTTGCTCGTCTTCGTCAAAGTTGCCGTCTGCCCAAGCAATTGTCAGCAATCCCCGCAGCCAAGCAGTAATCTCTTCATTTGTGCAGGAAGATTTAGCGTTACTCATTAGCATTTCCACTTGGATGTACCAGTCAATTTGTTCGTTTACAGCGGGCTCAATATTCCCCTCCCAATAATTTTTACTGGTTTTTTGGTCGATGGATGATCTATTTGTGGAAGGTTTGTGCCCGAAGATTGCTCCAAACGCTTGTAGTGGACGTGTTAAAAGCATATTTGTTTCTCAGCAGCATCGCTTACTAGCGAGCTAATCTATTGGCTAATCCTATTCCCTAAAAAGTCATCTATCGGGAGGAATAGGTTGGTTGAATTCATCTTAACTCTAGTTGCACCCATCGAGATGACGATCGAATTTTATGCAAACCCGATGGTCATTAGCAACCCAATTTTTCGCAACAAATAAAAGGTTTGCAAGCGTTGGATCTAATCAGACACTGGGTTTGTCACCCAGGGACGATCGAACTTCGCTCTCTTTACATTTTAATATATATTTTTGTAAATTTTTCTGTGCCGGCTGCACAA includes:
- a CDS encoding Mo-dependent nitrogenase, with the protein product MLMSNAKSSCTNEEITAWLRGLLTIAWADGNFDEDEQKMIANLTQDELHPVSFEAGFEPIAPEELAAVLGEDTAKGEDFLRTAVMVALADGTYSLSEDEVIYKFCTALGHNVEALEALRHTIEDSKCDDPQGPSSQIVFDANVAPAAGTPLSSRLPKPHHKNVLQPVKDWLDGWEIHDPKLAHFVCKIIPPQCPFERDVVLFGRKIVHIPAMCQINPLYEQLVGMRFRALCYLADECKEDVSSYC